A part of Dreissena polymorpha isolate Duluth1 chromosome 13, UMN_Dpol_1.0, whole genome shotgun sequence genomic DNA contains:
- the LOC127856148 gene encoding myb-related transcription factor, partner of profilin-like has translation MECLSEENVMKRQKAPDWTEPAEIVLNALVRDHWNLLFGDYKGIGAEKISVLRRKKWDEIGSRLSLEFGVARTGEQCRKKFQNSKARYIKKVGEMRHPTTGGGDAVQLTSSEEVLASTMQGHPVVQGLTGGVDSDVVASQTRIWALATGSNPEQKEQMTVDTQLENKNDLENDGKEHGEKEGRTEPVERGLKRKESFSKKSDKRRTITESSIDCLTSEDLRVDIKKINIEIEKLNHEIEKIILEKQLVKLKIKNEENYAIYLQSKTMYYNAKVLGNL, from the exons ATGGAGTGTTTGTCTGAGGAAAATGTTATGAAGCGTCAGAAGGCTCCAGATTGGACCGAGCCAGCAGAAATTGTGTTGAATGCGCTGGTTCGGGACCACTGGAACCTTCTATTCGGCGATTATAAGGGGATAGGAGCGGAAAAAATTTCGGTACTCAGAAGAAAGAAATGGGACGAGATTGGGAGCAGGTTGTCATT AGAATTCGGAGTCGCAAGAACTGGCGAACAGTGCCGGAAGAAATTCCAAAATTCAAAAGCTCGGT ACATAAAAAAGGTCGGAGAAATGAGGCACCCAACAACAGGCGGTGGCGATGCAGTTCAATTAACATCGTCGGAGGAGGTGCTTGCCTCCACGATGCAAGGCCACCCTGTTGTTCAGGGCCTAACAGGGGGTGTAGACTCAGACG ttGTTGCATCACAGACAAGGATTTGGGCACTGGCAACCGGGAGCAATCCGGAACAGAAAG AACAAATGACCGTGGACACACAACTGGAGAACAAAAACGATT TGGAAAACGACGGTAAAGAACATGGAGAAAAGGAAG GACGCACTGAACCAGTCGAACGTGGACTGAAAAGAAAGGAAT CATTCTCAAAGAAGTCGGACAAGAGGCGCACCATAACTGAGAGCAGCATCGACTGTCTAACGTCTGAAGATCTGCGAGTAGACATTAAGAAAATTAACATAGAAATTGAGAAACTAAATCATGAAATTGAGAAAATTATACTGGAAAAGCAACTTGTTAAGTTAAAAATCAAAAACGAGGAAAATTATGCCATTTATCTACAGTCTAAGACCATGTATTACAATGCAAAGGTGTTAGGTAACTTATAG
- the LOC127856146 gene encoding putative nuclease HARBI1 — MAAAHRNLRRCRNNRRLRVERVFLDRTNPLEIYRDVELYKRFRFTRDTLQFICEICFDVERHTNRSLPIPVALSVYTYLRYVASGDLQLTVADSTGLSQATVCRVCAQVSAILAAKVSDFVKFPTGIDAARVKQGLGAIAGFPNALGCIDCTHINIKKPNENVEDFIGRKGIPTNNVQAICDADYKITSFTANWPGRTHDARIWRNCELRNQFENGQHAGLLIGDSGYGCSRYLLTPYLRPVNQSEDRFNRSLCRTRVMIEQTFGMLKNRFGILGRKIRATPTRAVQHISACIFLRLRIL, encoded by the exons ATGGCCGCTGCCCATAGGAATCTACGTCGGTGTAGAAATAATCGGCGCTTGCGAGTAGAGAGAGTGTTTTTAGATCGTACAAATCCGCTGGAAATATACAGAGATGTCGAACTTTACAAGCGTTTTCGATTTACGAGAGACACTCTCCAATTCATATGCGAAATTTGCTTTGACGTAGAGAGACACACAAATCGAAGTTTGCCGATCCCAGTGGCACTATCGGTGTACACCTACCTGCGGTACGTTGCTAGCGGGGACCTGCAGCTCACCGTGGCTGACAGCACTGGTCTGTCACAGGCTACAGTTTGTAGGGTCTGTGCACAGGTCAGTGCTATATTGGCCGCAAAAGTGTCGGACTTCGTCAAGTTCCCGACTGGAATAGACGCCGCCCGTGTGAAGCAAGGGCTTGGAGCCATAGCCG GTTTCCCTAATGCGCTTGGATGCATAGACTGCACGCACATAAACATAAAGAAACCAAATGAAAATGTAGAAGATTTCATTGGACGGAAAGGGATCCCGACCAATAACGTACAG GCGATCTGTGATGCAGACTACAAGATAACAAGTTTCACAGCGAACTGGCCGGGAAGAACACACGACGCAAGGATATGGAGGAATTGTGAACTCCGGAACCAGTTTGAAAACG GACAACATGCTGGCCTACTCATCGGAGACAGCGGGTATGGTTGTTCTCGCTATTTGCTGACACCCTATTTACGACCAGTGAACCAGTCCGAAGACAGATTCAACAGGTCACTCTGTAGAACAAGAGTGATGATTGAACAGACATTCGGGATGTTAAAGAACCGATTCGGAATATTGGGACGCAAGATCCGCGCAACACCAACAAGGGCTGTACAGCACATTAGTGCATGCATC TTCTTGCGACTCCGAATTCTctaa